DNA sequence from the Zavarzinella sp. genome:
CAGCCAGAATCCGCCCCGACCTGCGACTTGTTCACCCTGTCGCCAGACCTCTGCTCGCATACCGGTCCGGGCCACAACCTTTATTATAGACTCGGGAGTGATCCCATTTGACTCTGATACGACTGTCATCCTTCCATTTAGGATGTCGAAAGATATTTGTGATTCCTCGCCGATCACCGGGCCCACTTCGCGTTTCAGGATGGCCATTTCCTCGGCGCAATCCATGCCGTGAATCTTGAATTCGAGAATAAGCAAATTTTTCAAAGCTGTAGCCGACTCAAGTGATACCGTTGCCCAATTGCTTTAAAGTATATCAGATTGTCAAGATCACAAAAATGAATTCGGGTGGTTTTTTCCACGAACTAATCAATTGACTTTGTGAATTCCCCCTTCGCACTGCTTAAACTTACGATAGAAAATCAGGCGCATTCCATCATACTCAGATAAGCGGCGTTTCCCTGCTATCAGCAGGCTGTCATAGTGCGGTAAATTTATGGGGGAGAATCCCCCGCGATGGCAAGGCTCCCCTTCGGCTCGGGGACACGGTTTCCTCCCCATCTTCCGCGCTTCCATCCATGGTCGCTTGTGCAGACAGGTCCCCTCCGTTGCCCCTCCGGCCATTGACCACCGCTCCCCCCTTTCCGGTCTGCCTCGAATTCGAGCAAGCGCGGGCGCTTGCCCGACATTTTCGTTACTGGGGAGGCAGGTCATGCACACTGCAAAAAAGGATCACTACCAATTGATTACCAGCCGGATCGTCGAACAACTGGAAGCCGGTGTTCGACCCTGGCACCAACCATGGAACGCCAAGCATGCAGCGGGTTCCATCACTCGCCCTTTACGGTTTAACGGTCAGAAATACCACGGCATTAATGTGGTAGTCCTCTGGCTTTCCGGCCTGGAAGGTGGGTTTTCCTGCCCGATCTGGATGACTTTTCAGCAGGCGAAAGAACTGGGAGCCTACGTCAAGAAAGGCCAGAAAGGCACCACGGTGGTTTATGCCAACCAGATTGAAAAGAGCGAAACCGACCCCGAAACTGGTGAGGAAACCACGCAGAAAATCCCTTTCCTGAAGTCGTACACGGTCTTTAATGTGGACCAGATTGAAGGATTGCCCACCCACTACTATGCCCGCGAGAAGCAAAACACCAACGACCAGGAACGACTGAACCACGTGGAAGAGTACTTCCGGAACACCCTGGCCACTGTCAAACATGGTGGGGAGCGGGCTTTCTATCACCCTCGCGAAGATTACATTCAGTTGCCGGACTATGCCACGTTCGACAACCGGGAGCGATATTACAGCACCTTCGCCCATGAAGCCGTGCACTGGACCGGACACGAACGCCGGTTACATCGTCAGTTGGACAAGAACCGCTTTGGCGATGCTGCTTACAGTATCGAAGAACTCATTGCAGAATTGGGTGCTGCTTTTCTCTGTGCCGATCTGCAGATTACCCCCGAAGTGATGCCGGAACATGCCAGCTATCTGCACTCCTGGCTACGCGTTCTGAAAGAGGATGCCCGAGCCATTTTCACCGCAGCCGCCCAAGCCGAAAAAGCCGTTGAATTCCTGCACAACCTGCAGCCAATGACGGAATAATCTTCCTTTCCTGCCCGCTCCTTTCCTTTCAGTTGATCCCTTGTGCGGGTCATCAGGTTCCTGAAAATGGTTTTCCGCCCGGTAAATCGGTGCTGGCCGGACACCACGGCCTAGTGATGGGCAGGCTTAAAACCGCCGCCGTGCCGGATCAAGGGGAAAATCGGTTCCCCCTGAAGGTTCCCCCCAATTTTCCCCTTGACCGGTACGCTACGCCACGGACTGAAGCGGTTTTTTGTCGCTGCCATCAGGCCGCGGTGGTCGCGGCCCGTCACCCAACCAAGGAGAAAAAACATGTCTCAAGCAACCAACGATAAATCCCCCAGCATGATTGCCTATCAAGTGCGTGACCGGGGCACGGAGAAAGGGATCTGGACCCGCATCGGCAGTGCCTGGTCGCACAAAGATGGCAAAGGCTTCAGCATTCAGCTCGATTCGGTGCCTCTCGATGGCCGGATCACCCTGCGAAGCGCTAGCGAAGCCAAAGCATAAGCAACAGTTCCAGCAACACTTTTTAGGAGAATGATCATGAGCCACTTCGATTTTCATCACGTCCAATCCCGCCTATATGACCTCGCTGTCGAACTGGCCGCAGGCTGCGACCAGGAGTTCGATGCCACCTACGACGAACTGGAACGGCAGTTCGATGAAATCCGCTTTTCCCTGCAACATGCTGAATAAGGAGGTTCCTATGCACTTTCGCCTGTTTGTCACCGCAACTTTTCCGCTGACCGAATCATCGCAATCGGTGCGGGAGCAAGTCTACGACCAGCTCGTCAACGATGAGAGCTTCTGTGGCAGTGGGGGTCGGTTCGGCACACCACTCTGCGACTGGTTCGTCATTGGTGGCCGCTGGAGCGGCCTCTTTTCGCCGAAACCGGAGTTCGAAGCCTACCGCAATGCCATCCGGAAACAGATCCCCAGTCTGGCCCATGACCGCTGGTCAGAAAAGGAGATTTTGCAGCACCGCGATACCCTGGAACAGGTTTGGAAGGATCTGGGTGGGCAGGATTGTTCCCCTTACTTCCGCAACAGCACCTGCCTGATTGGGTACGATGATGATGCCTTCGTGCTGGATCAGGCAACCATGGACCGCTGGCTGGAACCCTATCTGGGCACCGAAATCTACCGGGATGCCAGTCACTGTGAGTTCGTCGACCTCGATGAAGACCTCCTGTTACGTCATTCCGTTGGTCAGAAATGGCTGATTATCATCGATTACCACAGCTAAGGAGAGTGCCATGAAGATTACCGTTCAAGAAATTGCCCGTCATCGCAATGGCATTAGTGGGGAACCGTTCCACGTGATCTGCTTCACCGACTCCACGGAAGGCCCGATGCTGGGCATTGTTTTCCAAAAGCCCCACCATGTGGCGGTGCTGCAAATGGAGCAGTTGGCCAAGGGCAATATCGCCTTCGGCAGCAATTCCTGGCGTGGCGACCAGTACGAGCCACTGCTGAGACAAGTGATTGAGCAGTGGGAAAGAATCGAATTTGTAACCCTTTTCGCAGGAGAATAACCATGCAATCCAACATCATTGTCAATCCGTTCTACTCTGCCCGAACTGGCGATCAGTACGAGCCACAGCTTAGGGCTGTCATCGACCATTGGGAAAGGAGGGACTAATGAACCAGGCACCCCAAATTGCCATCGTCTGGCAGATCGAGGATGTGCGGGAAGTTCGCCCCGATCTCAGCAATGACCAATGCTGGCAGGTGCTGCAAGCCTGTAAACGGTACCATGATGCCTCAGTCGGCATCAACTGGGACGTAATCCGCAGCACCGCCGACCATCTGTTTGAACCCCAATCAGGAGAATAACCATGCAATCCAATATCATTGTTAATCCGTTCTATGCTGCCCGAACTGGCGAACTCCCTACTCCCAATCTGCAGTATGCCCGCCTGCCAGCAGTTCCGCTCAATGGCAGTCCGGTTCCCCACTTAACCAGTCTCTACCATTGGCACCGTGCTGGAGAATATGGCGACCGACGTTACCCTGGCAACTGTGGTGGTAACCTGATCAAAGACCTGCTGAACTATTTTCAGCCCCGCCGAGTGCTCGACCCGATGAGCGGATCGGGCACCTGTGCCGATGTTTGCCGTGAATTGCAGATTCCCTATCTGGAATTCGATATTCACCTCGGCTTCGATGCCTGTGACCCCGAACATTTTGCCAAACTGCCCGAGGTAGATTTCATCTGGAGCCATCCCGCTTATTGGCGCATGAAACTCTACAGTCCCGACCCACGGGACCTATCGCGGGCCGCTACGCTGGAGCAATTTCTCCAGCGCTATGGGCA
Encoded proteins:
- a CDS encoding zincin-like metallopeptidase domain-containing protein; the protein is MHTAKKDHYQLITSRIVEQLEAGVRPWHQPWNAKHAAGSITRPLRFNGQKYHGINVVVLWLSGLEGGFSCPIWMTFQQAKELGAYVKKGQKGTTVVYANQIEKSETDPETGEETTQKIPFLKSYTVFNVDQIEGLPTHYYAREKQNTNDQERLNHVEEYFRNTLATVKHGGERAFYHPREDYIQLPDYATFDNRERYYSTFAHEAVHWTGHERRLHRQLDKNRFGDAAYSIEELIAELGAAFLCADLQITPEVMPEHASYLHSWLRVLKEDARAIFTAAAQAEKAVEFLHNLQPMTE